The sequence CTCCCTTTCCCCGAAAACCTCCCCGAACAATTTCATTCGCAACTACCAAAAGCCTTTCGCCCTGGTAAAGGTGGGTTTACAGCGTTATTCTCGTTTCAAATACTACTATTCTCTTGATTGCACCGTTGTCCGTTAACAGTTCTACACGAAACAGTTGCAAAAAAGCTGAAAGTCCTCCCTCCTCCGCCGTCCCCGGCTTCCACATATAAAGATCCAATTGCCTCTTTCACAAAGGACCAGCTGGCTGTTCTCGACCCAACTGGTGAAAGACAGAATCTCTTTAACAAGAGAAACCGACAAGGCGCTAAAGTTGGTGATATTCTCCGCGTTACTTTTAAATCCGGCGATCCCTTTGCAGGCGTATGCTTGAATATCCGACAGCGGGGAATAGACACCGCATTTTTGTTAAGAAATCAATTGACTCGAGTGGGATGTGAGATGTGGATTAAAGTATACAATCCACAAGTGCAAGCTGTGGAAATTGTGCAACGTTctgagaagagaaagaggcGTGCTAGACTAACATACATGAGGTATGGCTCTACTGCAAAATCTTTTTCCAGGACACCCGAAGCTTTTGACTGGTTCACTGACGCGctctctcccccctctcCTTTAGACAAGCTAAACACGACTTTGGAACCGTTGAGGGTGTTGTTCAGAAATACCTCCGGGAGAAGGCCATCCTAAGTGGTGAAACGAGCCAGACGAAAACAAGGAAATAGGGACGCCTATAATTTAGTGGAGTGGTGTACATCTGTATGACTAGTTTGAGACGATATCATACTATATCTCTCTATTCAGTGCATAGTTGTGTTCTATTCGTTCAGTCAGGGCCAGGATCTCGGGGGATGGCGCAGTTACATTCGCATATGATGTTTAGTAAGAATATTTTGCTATTACTCCGCTATAGAGAAACATATTTCAAGAAACATTCTGCGGCTTAATATAACAGTGACAAACAACAAAATCGACATGAATGTTTTATTTTCGTTCGAATTGAAGCCGACAAGCATCGACTAGACTGTGTTTCAAGGGAGATAAACCGCAACCTCGAGCCCGCCCTTGAATGGCGTCGTCATTGTCTTGAACCCGTTCGCTGGATTGTTAACATAGTCAAAGAAATCTTTGTAGCCCGATCGCGCCATTTTGGTATTATCAGCAACAATAAGCGCCCCATGGCGAAGTTTTGGCTGGACGGCCTGCAGGGCAGGGAGGACCATTGGCGTCCAAACTGGTTCAGAGACATGTTAGTTTCGTTTAATAATCGTGGAATGACAGGTGGACAGAGAGGGGAATCATACTATCGAGCAAGAGGAGATCAATCTGATCAGTTTTGTTTACCTCCACGGGAAGCAACTCGCGGAGATCTCCCTCCAACAATGTGATCCACGGTTCCACTTCCTCACCAGCTTCCTTCCAATGTTGCCTTGCCTTTTTAGCTTTCTCCGGCTCTTTCTCGGTAGCAATTACCCTTGCTCCCTGTCCGGGAATGATTGGGCCGGAGGTAGCCTTTGCGGCAGCGTTTTGTCCAGCAGCAAGAGCCAGATATATGGTTGAAACACCGAAGCTGGTCCCAGCCTCGACGATGTTCAGCGCACCGGTGGTCCGCGCGAGCAGATAGAGGAACTCGCACTTGTCGGGTTCGAGGGCAATGAATTTGTCCCGCATGAAGTCATCATCGCGGGTATTCCAACTTTCTTTGAAGAACCGATCGCGGAAGAGCTTGAAGACCCAAAAAACGCTGAGAGAGAATGAGGATTCTTGGGCCAATGAAGCGGCATGGAGCTTTTGGAGAAAGTTAAGGACTTTCGGACTAGCCACAACAGTACTGGAGGACATCTTAGGGTTGAGGATTCATGTCATTACTTGGTTTTCAAACTGTAATTCTCGGCAATGGCAGAGAACCCAACACATTATATATACTCGAATTCGGGGCTCGCAGCTTTATACGAGGGCCGAGTCGAAATTGCCGGTTGAAGGGCGTGAAATTTCGCACGATGACATCTGACTCATTCCCGGCATCGCAAGGGTATTTCGCTTCGATGCCCCCTGATTAATCTTCTGCCATACAATTGGCTAAAGGGATAATGCTCTCTCAAAGCCCGATACACGTCTGGAGATGCTAACTTTCTTCCCTGCATGACGGTTCATGAATACCGCCGTCTGGCGGTGGGTACTCAGCTGTAAGATACATGCTTAATTACGGAGCAGTACGCGGTGTGGGACTAGTGCCTGTTCGAGCATTTACCGCGCTAGTAAGGCATGCAGAGGAGGGGGATCAGATAACATCGTTTAGCAGATCAGATAAGAATGGTACCATGTGATTCGCTAAACGGCGACATCGGAAACTCTAATCCACGTGACTGATCGCACGATAATCTAATCTGATCATCCGAGTTTCCCCCTCTAACCTTCCTGCAACATCCTCCACTACGCTCCTCGTCGCTTGCTGTCGTATCACAGTGTCAATTGCCATAGCCAGTGATACATTGTCGCATATATTATGTGACTGGGACGAACTTACATCTGGATGCTTCTTGCCTTGGACTAGCTGCGTGAGCCTGCTGCTCTAGGGCCTGGAGCTTGAGTACAAATAATCAGCTTCTGGTTCCGATGCCCCGATAGCACGTTGCGGTTGAATTTCCACACAATCAGTCtttgtcctttttttcttcagtaactctttttttttttttttttttttttaatttcgTCCCTCTTATCCGTCGTTTGTGTCTTGCTTCCAACATTCTTCATACGAACCATGGCATCTGCTGTGAGTACGCCAACCGCTTCTACCCCCGCCTCGCCGCTACCGTTAGCCCCGGCATTGGCCTCACGCCCCCCAGCTCTCTCGGTGAAGCCAATCGCAGCCGCAGGCTCTCCTTCTCCCTTAGTACAACGCTCTGTTACGTCAAAGGAGTGGATTATTCCCCCACGACCAAAGCCTGGCCGCAAGCCAGCCACGGATACCCCCCCAACAAAGCGAAAGGCTCAAAACCGCGCCGCTCAAAGAGCCTTTCGGGAAAGAAGAGCAGCGAGAGTGGGAGAATTAGAAGaacaaattaaaaaaattGAGGAGGAAAACGAGCAACAAGAGACGTTGATGAAAGCACAAATAAGCACACTATCGAAACAACTAGAAGACTGTAGAAACGAATTATTATGGTGGAAAAAGCGCTGTCAGGGACTTGAAAACGACGTTGTTACAGAGAGAAACGCTAAAGATGCTGTGGCCAAGGAACTCCAAGCTATCAAAGCACGGAATCCGGTCGAATCTGTCCCTGGTGGATGTGAAAATTGTTCCTCCGCCAGATGTCAATGCATTGATGACGCATTCAACGTAAACCCTTCACGGCGGCAAGAGGATGTTTTAGCGCCAAAGCGACCACACTCCCCACAGCAGGAGTCATCAGATAAACGGCAGAGACCTCAACCTGAAATTAAAACCGAACCAGAAGAACTAGAGATAGATTTTACATCGCGGTTCTCCCTTCGTCGCAATACGGATAACGACGTGGAAGTCGTCTCCCCGAGCGCTCTCTTTGATCCGTGCGGATTTTGCCAGGATGGAACCCCGTGTATTTGTGCTGAAATGGCTGCGGATCAATCTTCGGAGAGAGAAAAGCCCCAGAGGCCCAACAAACTTGTCCCTATCCAAAACCTCGACCTCTCTCAATTTACCCCTCCTCCCTCGGATGGAGATGTGTTTTCTGACGGTCTTCCCTCTATAACTAGCAAGCCAAATCCGTGTGCGAATGGACCTGGTACCTGTGCACAATGCCTCTCAGATCCAAGAAGCACCTTGTTTTGCAAGAGTCTAGCGGCATCACGAGGCGCAGGTAATGCCGACCCCGGATGTTGTGGAGGAAGTAGTCCAGGAGAAGGCTGCTGTCAATCGCGAGGATCATCCCAGAATGACAAAGGGAATAGCGTATTGAAGGATAACCCGCCATCAACTCCTCCAATTACATTAAGCTGTGCGGACACTTTCACCACACTTTCGCGACACCCAAATTTTGCTCGTGCATCAGACGAGATAAACACATGGCTCCCACGGCTACATACTCTTCCAATTCCTCGAGGGCTCCCTTCCTCGGTCAGAAATCGTCCTGCGATGGAAGTGGAAGCCGCCAGCGTCATGGGTGTGCTTCGATATTTTGACAGAAGATTCGCTAATTAACGACATTATGTATCACTTTTCATTTTGATTGATTTATACTGGGACGGTTCCAGGCTGCAGCGATGTGTTGGCAAATGTGTACCGTCTGGACTTCACGGATTTTAGGAAAATTATGGAATATCGGGGAAGGCTTTACCTTTTGTATTTGGCCGAAGTGGTGCTCTATTTGCTTGTTCGTTGTCTGATTATGTTTTCAGCCGCTCTCGAGGGGCTAATACGGCTTAGAGGCGATGAGAAATCGTTTAGGGATATGGCGTTGAGTCTTCAATGGGTGTAACATGCCTGTGGACCCATTCACAAACACCATTCGGCCCACTCTTAGAGTATCCTCATACATATGGCAGCATCAAAAATTATGTTGGGTTGGTAGGTGTCGTTGTATTGTATATTAGAAAGTTCAAGCTTATGTACTTTTGTTTTCAATAGAAGAGAGCACGAAGAATCGCACCGAAAAAACACTAGCTCCCAGTAAAGCTCAGATAGGAATATGTGAAATGAAATCATCAGAATTCCAATTATGCCGCCCAAGTAATCTTAAAAATAATATGCGCTTCTCAACACCGTCCGATCTAAATGAGtcctccattttcttttttt is a genomic window of Coccidioides posadasii str. Silveira chromosome 3, complete sequence containing:
- a CDS encoding mitochondrial 54S ribosomal protein bL19m (EggNog:ENOG410PPRY~COG:J~BUSCO:12693at33183); translated protein: MTTMASLQSAMRPLGCWTSISRELGKCQSHRRFLTTVYSAPKQRLPFPENLPEQFHSQLPKAFRPGKVAKKLKVLPPPPSPASTYKDPIASFTKDQLAVLDPTGERQNLFNKRNRQGAKVGDILRVTFKSGDPFAGVCLNIRQRGIDTAFLLRNQLTRVGCEMWIKVYNPQVQAVEIVQRSEKRKRRARLTYMRQAKHDFGTVEGVVQKYLREKAILSGETSQTKTRK
- a CDS encoding uncharacterized protein (EggNog:ENOG410PT7I~COG:S~BUSCO:13266at33183), coding for MSSSTVVASPKVLNFLQKLHAASLAQESSFSLSVFWVFKLFRDRFFKESWNTRDDDFMRDKFIALEPDKCEFLYLLARTTGALNIVEAGTSFGVSTIYLALAAGQNAAAKATSGPIIPGQGARVIATEKEPEKAKKARQHWKEAGEEVEPWITLLEGDLRELLPVEVNKTDQIDLLLLDIWTPMVLPALQAVQPKLRHGALIVADNTKMARSGYKDFFDYVNNPANGFKTMTTPFKGGLEVAVYLP
- a CDS encoding uncharacterized protein (EggNog:ENOG410PFVE~COG:K~BUSCO:11225at33183), whose protein sequence is MASAVSTPTASTPASPLPLAPALASRPPALSVKPIAAAGSPSPLVQRSVTSKEWIIPPRPKPGRKPATDTPPTKRKAQNRAAQRAFRERRAARVGELEEQIKKIEEENEQQETLMKAQISTLSKQLEDCRNELLWWKKRCQGLENDVVTERNAKDAVAKELQAIKARNPVESVPGGCENCSSARCQCIDDAFNVNPSRRQEDVLAPKRPHSPQQESSDKRQRPQPEIKTEPEELEIDFTSRFSLRRNTDNDVEVVSPSALFDPCGFCQDGTPCICAEMAADQSSEREKPQRPNKLVPIQNLDLSQFTPPPSDGDVFSDGLPSITSKPNPCANGPGTCAQCLSDPRSTLFCKSLAASRGAGNADPGCCGGSSPGEGCCQSRGSSQNDKGNSVLKDNPPSTPPITLSCADTFTTLSRHPNFARASDEINTWLPRLHTLPIPRGLPSSVRNRPAMEVEAASVMAALEGLIRLRGDEKSFRDMALSLQWV